Within Xiphophorus hellerii strain 12219 chromosome 10, Xiphophorus_hellerii-4.1, whole genome shotgun sequence, the genomic segment TAGCTTAGCGCTCTAGCGCCTAGCTTAGCGCTCTAGCACCTAGCTTAGCGCCCTGACCTGTGGAGTTGAGGCTTTTGTCCATGTAGACCTGGTAGGTGAAAGCGTGCCGAAGGGCCAGAGCTGCAAAAAACATCTCTATGCAGATGATGAAGTTCTGGTAACCGGCGGCGACCGTGCCCTCGCCCACGGAAACCTCCGGAGAGTTGATCTGAGGAATGGCCCCGCATTTCTCCAGGATGGCCAGCAACATgcctgaacaaaaaaacaacaggaagtgaaactaaaaccagaaaCGTTCAGTGAAAGATTTCTGACTTGAAGGGAAATCTGATTCTACAgattctgaatattttattttggttggaGAAAATCTGTGAACTTTTACGTTCGGCCACTGGATTCAGgcctgggctttgactaggctgtTGTAAGCCATGAATCTGCTCTGATCTGAACCATATCTctggctgctggttctgatttaACTCCATCCATCGACCTgcttcccacagcatgatgctgccaccaccgtgacTCAGGGTGGGGACGGTGTGTGTAGCGTTAGGTCATTACATCCCAGTACTTTATCACATCATTGAGACAGAGAAGCTGGTAGCCTGGCATTGCTAACGGATGTGATGAAGACTCCATGATGAAGAGTGATGAAGACTCCTACCCTGCCagaaggagaggaagatgaCGGACTTGACGGTGAGGAACTTGAGCATGGGTCTGTAGGGGCTCAGCAGCTCTCTGGTGGAGGAGTAGAAGAGGAAGAGCGCGTAGAGCGCCAGGCTGACCGAGACGTTGTAGACGATGGAGACGTACAGGTAACCGCCGGCAACGCTGCGGCGAGAAGGCGGGAACGGGATTAGACACAGATTAGACGTCTGAGGCGTGCGGGTCTGCGGCCGGACTCACTCCAAGTCTCCGTCTCTGTATCTGCCGCAGGCCTGCAGCAGCACGGCGACGGCGGCCATCAGCGGCTTCACCACGCAGAACTGCAGCGTGGCCTGCTTACAGAACCGCAGGAACCCGATGGAGAACGGGCGGCCGCGCAGGCAGCAGGTACCGTAGCAACAGCTGGACCTGGAGACGATGGGCAGCTTCTGTCAGTGATTCTGGATAACATGAAAACTTGATTCTGGATATAAATACATctttaatgcagaaatgcagcaaatatattttaatgcatttctgatcctgtatatatatgaaaactgcagaatgtgaattttttatgtgattaagCTTTAATTGTGAGAATAATTTGtagattgattgattattgattagaGGAGAAGGTTTTTCTCTGGACTCACTCGATAGGTTTCCCCCGGATCTCCGCCATGATGGCGCTCTCTCCGCCCAGATACTCGAAGCAAAGACTCAGGAAGTTATAAATCACAAACGCTGCAGAcaacaggagaagaagaagaagattgtTACTTTTCATGGATTTgtcaggaaaaacattttaaatatacaaaataaatcaaacaaatgaaatgaaatctaTGAAACAAAACTTCAGACGATGtttagttaaaaacaaactgaagagtTTTCGACCAAAATTTGGAGAAGagaaaacgataaatcatgctAATGGGAGTTCTTAATCAAGATCAATATTCAtcgattattgattattgtgacagagCTAcacaaatctatttttgtttaaatataaactgaatttgatacagtaaatattttttttatttacagtctTTTCCAGAATCTTTGGATcgtttgtaaagaaaaatttaattaaaaattgtttatgaacattttacacTAAAAGATTCTCATCTCTCCGCCCGTTTGTACCGACTCCACCCGACGCCTGAAAGACAGAACCCAGGTAAAAGGATGCAGCCTCCACCTGGGCCTCCACCCATCCTTCACCCTGCCGgcggttgccatggtgatgcaACAGCCAAGAGATTCTGCAGAAGAATCCATTATCTGATGCAGGGGGAGGATGTCTGAGCACGGTTGCCATGCAACAGGTTGCCAGGAAAACACAtctgagcagaagaagaagagaggaagaggaggaggaagaggagaggaagaggaggaaagatGCGCCATGTAAGGATGGAGGAGGAAGGAGCGCGGCGATGTGACGTAGGAGATCCACGGCGTTTCTGTCCAGATGATGAATCAGAGCGAATTCACTCTGACATCAACGAGTCAGAACCAGAATATTTCAGTccgaaaaggaaaacaaagacaatcAGACGACTTTCACCAACTGTCATCCTGACAATAAACCACCAGAACCTCCATCAGAACCTCCACCAGTTATAAACCATCAGAACCTCCATCAGAACCTCCACCAGTTATAAACCACCAGAACCTCCATCAGAACCTCCACCAGTTATAAACCATCAGAACCTCCACCAGAACCTCCACCAGTTATAAACCACCAGAACCTCCATCAGAACCTCCACCAGTTATAAACCACCAGGTGACATTTGCTGAATTTACGTCACCAAACAGAAAAGCTCAACTTTCAACATCAGAGTCTGATAAAAGTTTCTTGAcggtttttcatgttaaattctcgcagtttctccaaaatatgatttataattttcagttgatttcaaatagtttttaacGTCCGAgtagaaaaaaatgatcaataGTTTATGTCAACAATTTCTACAattattgcatttaaaatatgtggaaaaaacagAGACTGATGGATGCCTGGTTGGATGCCTGGTTGGATGTTGGCTGACCTTCGTAGCAGTCCCTGACGCTGTCACAGTAAACGTAGAACTGGTCGttggtgaggaagaggaggctgaGCCAGGAGTCCAGGGCGTAGATGGGAACGATGAAGAGGATCCTGACGATGTGGCGCTGCTCCTGCGGCGCGCTGTAGAACCGCAGGTGCATGTAGATCTggacacagaaccagaaccagagtcagaaccagaactaacTGCGGCTAACTGTCCTGCTGGTCTGGTCGTTACCTGGTGACAGGTGAGGATGAGCGCGGTCCAGACAAAGAAGCCGGACACCGCCTGCGCCGCCGGCGACATCAGGAAGGTGGGCCGGTCCGACCCCAGCAGCGGCGCTTCCTGGAGCCAGGAGATATTGGGCCCCATGGGGGCGGCGGTGAGCGGGTCCGGGTCCGGGCCCGGCGGGACGTCCCGGCGCCGCAGCCTGAACATCTGGACAGGAAGCAGTAAACGTTCACCAGCTGGAGGAAGACGTGACGAAGAGCCGGtcgatcatcatcatcatcaatcaTCAACCTGCAGCCCAGATCTGACCGCCTGCCgtcgggtcagaaccagaccGGTCTGGTTTCACTGAACAATGAGTCAGTGTGTGCTCTGGTTTCTCTCTGGTTTCACATATTGATTCTGTTGGTTTCAACCCAGCAGCCATTAGATCAGTCAGAACCGGCCCAAACATTCAAACCGGGTCGGGACTTTCATTAAACTGATTCTGACACGTTTAAAACTTGAGCCGCTTTTTTTACTACAAACATTACACCCAGAACCTTTGTGTTCATGTGTTCCTGGTCGGGCTGTAGGTCCGATGCTCGGTGCAGTCGGACCGCAAACGTCCAGAAAAACCGGCTTGgttagaaacaaaacagaaaacattcaacTTTTCTTTGATTACAGCTAAAATGTGACAGCCTTTTCTGAACCTGCAGtaatttaattgtttcattaaaatatcaCGTTTAGTTTATTGCTAAGCAGGTGAGCTAACTCTCTAACCGGACCTTCAGAGGAAAGATTTATTCGTCTATCTGGAGGAAAGTATCATCAAAACGTTCCTACAAAATCTAATTTCCAGACTTGAAGTTGGAGATTTTTCAGtaacttttaaatgaaatgttgacatttcagtaaataaatgatCACTGCAGATTgtttaaagcacattttctgaTCAGTTTTAAAGCAAACGTCTAAATCCTTCTCTGATTTTTAttaagctaaaaacaaatgtttgttaaaGTGTTCATGTACAGAAAACGGTTGAAACTTATTTCTGATGCATTTAATCAAGTCACTGTTTGACTTGTTGAGAAAAATCGTCCGGTTCTGGCTGctggatcggtgcatctccaGTAGGAACCatgagattattttattttggggggatTCATTAAACCGATGGACCAACCAGGAGCAGCAGGGAAAACAATGGGGATGTAAACGATGCTGCATGGAGGCAAAAAGACAGCTGGCTGTTTCACTAGGAAGGTGACAAAGGTCACCTAGAGCggggccacacacacacacacacacacacacacacacacacacacacacccacccacacacacacacacacacacacacacacacaggagtaATAAGTGAGGAATAAAGCAACAGATGGAAAGGAGTCAGCCAGACTGGATTATGTTAGTggcaataacaataaaattatatttctgctttactttttaaatgatcCCAATAAATTGATAATGTGGTTAAATATCTttaactgtatttaaaatatattgaaacgAACAATTTAACcgtattataaaataattattttcgtGATTagcattaaatgaaaaataatgtgattaaattataatataaatatgacACTGGTGTCATAAAAATTActggtttttttatttaactaattaAATAAAGACAGAGCATACTGAGAAGAGATGATAGTTTTATCCGGTCCGGACTCACCTGGTGAACTGAGCCCTGCTTCAGAACCTCTCCGCGCTGCTCCAGAAGAACTGTTCGGTTCCAGTAACCCAGAAACGGCCGGAAGTGTTCCTCAGAGGCGCCCCGTTTCTCCCTGGACATCCATGTTGGCTCCCCGGAGGACCGACCGACCGACCGCCCGGCAACTCTCACCGTCTCCCACCTAAACAACTAAACTCCCCGCTAAAAGTTCAGCTCGCACGCTCCGCAGCTCCGGTTCTCTTTAACTGGTTCCGTTGGTCCATTTCTGATGTTTCGGGTAGGTGTTTGAGTTTATAAGCAGTCAGTTCGGTTCGGTCCGGTCCGTCCTCTCTCTTGGTAACGGCTCCGTTGTAGAATCTCAGTCGGATTAATAATAACGCCACATCACAGTAGCTCCGCCCATTACACCAGGGCGAACTGTCTTAACCAATCAGATGACAAGCACTCCAGTTTAGGGCGGGGCTTAAGTCCTGAGCGCAGTGAGTTTGCGCAGCTTTATTCTGGGACTCGCAGATGATGGCGGTGACGTATAACTGCTCGGTTTCCTGTCCAAACTGGGCCTGGCGTGGGAAATGACGCTCCTCATCAACTTTCTAACTACTTATATTTACTAGTTACTTGAGTAACTCTGGGttaaaaaagtgctttttaCTTCTATTTGAGTTTTATTATGAAGGTCTCTTACTAAAACAAGTAAAAGActtagttttatatttataaacaaGCTTCATTGTTTTTCTATTCTTGTGTATTTGCTGATTCTGTTGGGCCATTCAGATGTCAAatgaacagaacagaaacaatgGACCATGCACTGTTTCTTCAACAAATTTAAGTAAAAGTCAAAAGCCTGGTGAAGTAAAACTAATCCTAAAAGTACCTTTTAGTACTGTAGCtactactaaaaataaaaaatatgtactaCTACTACTAGTTATATCATACTACTTAAAATTTGTCATCAGCTGGTGGGACCTAAACTtgttattgcaatattttgtaaagtataaatctgaaaccagatatttccATTCACATCACAGtctgaaaccaaaacaaacatttttatttagatcagtcagaaaaaatctaataaaattctgaatgattttttttaccttccttGAAATCAAACTTTACAAAAATTCAGATGGAGGTCATGGCTTTGCATTGCtgatagttttatttataatatttgtgACCATGATTTAACCAGACTGATTTATGtgcaaaataatataaaaacaaaacaaattcaacctttaaaagattttaaaaatgaaatttaaatgtCAAGTAAGTGGAAGAACCAGTGTGGATGTATTAGTTGAAGATGATTGCTCACCTCCATCCACTGTAGTTGTTGCTGCAACTTATTTACATCTCTAACCGCTGGAGCTCATGGAGGATTTaactctgaactttgactaggccattcttaCCCATGAAACAAGACCAGGAGTCTGGGTAAGCTGCGTATACTTTTATtgaatctgaaaataaacaccaaTATAGTCATAAAACCAAAgcaggaaaaaggaaaacagtcaccagtttttcctttttgtctcaGACTCTAAAggtttatgaaagaaaaataagcttTCTGTCACATTTTGCTGAGTCGTATCTACACTCCTGCTGCTGTACACGTCCACTTGCTCACGTTCGATTAACTTTATTCGTTAATCTTCTTCACGTCTTTCCTGATCCGGACATTTCCTCTGAGTCCTTAAAGCAAAGCTGAAGGCGAAACAGAAGCAAGACACAAGAACACGAACAAAGATGGAGACTTTCCAAAAGCAGAAACTTTTTCACTGCAGATTTTCTCACATTCACTCTTTTCCTCTGATCCTCTCCGACTGAGACCCAAACTTTTGATTTAGCTTCCAAGGCTGCAGGTTGAAACCAGATATAAATCCTCTGTGTAAAAAGGttctgacaataaatcacagtaagcttttcctgttttagggcAGTAAGGATTACCGTACATAAACCATCCTGGTTTGATAGATATCAGCATTTTAAACAACTTATAAAGaatttctttgaatttaaaCATTCATAAACCAAGTTTATGAGATTTGACCAGTGAAACTGAAGCTTTTTCAATAgtataaagaaattatttactatGTCTTgcaagtcagttttgtcttgtttcaggTGTAATAAGATGTTTGCAgcagaaactggacaaaaatacctggtagattttgtgtttttgcagtttggcGTAAAACAGCATCAAAAACTAAACTTATTGTTTGAAAATAGCTCAGTTTCCACGTCGTTCAGTCTGGGCTGAACGGCTCGGAGATGAAGAAGCCATcgctaaaaaaagaaacataaaaaaacaatttacagtCTGTAGACAGACACAGAGACAAGCATCACAGGAACTTTGACACGTTGATTTGAATTAATTGCagtaaaaattttaatgaatcttttttgttcggaacctttgtattcatGCGTTTCTGGTACGGCCGTAAATATGACGCACACAGAAGAGCGATGGAGGATGAAGCTTCTTCTCTggttaatttctgctttaatctgattggatgctggaaaagactgctgttgttaaaagaagGCGGCCTGTCAGCAAAGCTATGCTAGCCTGAGATAGCATCTTAATGCTAaacatgttagcattagctagtGCTAACGTTAGCATCCACAATCCAGAAGCTCCATGGATGATCGGGGTTTTGAATTGAGATTTTGTTGCTCGTTTTTGATTAAATTGACTAATTAATTAAAGACCCTGAAATGAACTTGATTAAAGATTTTAATGGAATCCAAtcagaggaaaaactgaaacGTTTGGATCCACTCCAGCAAACCATCCTGAGAAGCTTTGATCCGAATTGAGAGGAAATTAAGAAATATTGTTTTCCTCATAAACCTGACATTGAACTAATAGAAATAAGGTTTGCCCTAACTGGGGTAAAACAGGAAAATTACCCTCAGAGTGTGAGAATGTCGTTTTATACAgagtatgtaaatatctggcttCAACTTTAGATCAGAATAAATAACAGCAGAAGCTGCAGATTTAACtctcaaacaaaagcaaattgaTCTTTTTTGATCGACTACACGTATAAATCACAGTTGTGTAATTTTAGTCCTTTTTGTGCACTTTGatgttttcattctgttttttgtgcaaattgAGCCTCAGTGTTGATGTGAAGGTGAAGAGGAGCGAAGCTTAGCGCCCAGCTCCCGGTACCAGCGCTGATCGAAGCCCAAACTGGTTCAGCTGGAGGTTCTCCTTCTTCCACTGGTTTCCCATCAGGCTTTGCTCCCACCGGCAGACACACGGACAGACGCTCTGGGTCCTCGCTCGCCCACCGCCTCCCTCACCATTCATGCCTTCATTTGTTCGATTTGGATTTGAAAGTCGGGGGTTCGATGCCCTTCGGTTGCTACATGATGGGacacaaaagaaagaaacgtCACAAAACCGGAAGGTTTAACGGCAGCTGAGAAAACTCAGGGGCCaaaaggcttttatttatttatccttcagttacaaatgaaaaattgtttttttacattattttctttacgTGCTGAGCACAAAATttacatgcaatattttaattaaaaacttttgaaaaggGTCTTAAAGTTGTACAGTTTCCTAACTTGTTgatcaaaaactgcaaaaacaaaaatcttatttttgtttagttgaaataaaacaatacaaataacttttcatcaagatatagaaacttgttttaagtcaataatttcttatcATTGATGAAATAGCTGTAGTTTTattggtaaattatttcacttataatatgggaaatatgtcttgttttaagtgaaataatctgccagtggaactggaactgggttgctagggaACGGGCGGGGCTTGgcaggggttgctaggtaatgggagGGGCTTGgcaggggttgctaggtaatgggagGGGCTTGGCAGGGGTTGCTAAGGAACGGGCGGGGCTTGACAGGGGTTGCTAAGGAATGGGCGGGGCTTGGCAGGGGTTGCTAGGGAACGTGCGGGGCTTGACGGGTTGCTAGGGAACGGGTGGGGCTTGGCAGAGGTTGCTAGGGAACAGCaattagaactttttcatcaatattaaggaataatttacctaaaacaagcttctatatctcaatgaaaagtttcttgttttgctttattttcacttatttgcattagaccaaaattacttggtagattttgtgtttttgcagtgaagatatatttttaaattaattccCAGCTAGTCTTGTCACaattagcaataaatcaattaatcacatgatgagttaaaacaaaatcaatcatttccatttgcgttatttattgtttttctaataaaaccTGGGTGATAAAATCTTCAGCCTGTtgatttggtctcaactaaacctttttttgGAGGATAGATTTGTTTTAGAgactttatgatttttaaatgtgtttagcAGTTCAGTGTTAATTTCAACAATTTTTATGTACTTAGTAATTTAGAGTTAGCGTCTGCTAATCTTTTGTGTTTAGGAGTTTACAATTAGCTTCcatcatttttctctgtgtttaacggcttagcattagcttcagctaattttattttgcatctgttttcttcattgtatttttttacttctattttttGCGCTTGCAGGATGTTTTTATCTGCAGGACTTTCCTTTTTCATTCCTTTTTCATTcgtgtgtgttttggagtttaCACCATTCCTGTGTTTTGCTGTCTGCGCCTGTCGGCTGCCTTAAAAGTCCCAATAAAAACCCATAAAGTTTTAACACCTCATAAGGTGAAAGAGttaaagggtgtgaatactccTGCAGGACGCTGTGAGCAGAACGGCTAAAGCTGCATGCTGTCAGTCAGTAAAAGGAAAAGCTGAGTCTGACTGAAGGCTAATCTACAATCAGCTGCTGCCATGTTTCCTCCAGGAACAGATGATTGATGCTGTGAAGGTGTTTCTGTGTTACTGACCTGCAGCTCGCCAGCAGGATGTCACTTTGCCAGATGTTCAAACGGGACACTGACCTGCATGGAGGAGAACAGAGGAGCTTAAAGCAGCTCAGATGCTAAAAACTCAGAGTCCTAAACCTGCAGACCCTCCTGGTTCAGATCGTCTGAGAACACGAACATAAAGTTCTTCATCCATATTCTGGtcaaacaagaagaaaatattattttttaataaaactctgTCAAAGACGAGCCAACATCTATAGAGATACAGGAAACAGATTCTCGGTGATAAAAGTTTCTTGATTAAATTTTCTCTCTAGTTGAAAATTTTCTTCAGTCCTTCGTTTCTTCATCTGCTTCTTTTCACTCATCGTCAGTTAATATTCGACCCTTTTCTGAATTAGAGGAAAACAGAGTCAAtctaaatgtgcaaataattttttaaggCTGCATTCAGCCTTCAGCTCTGCCcagtccactttaatccaactccagtccatttgcctagtcaaagtccagtccagCTGGAGGTGTAAACgctaatcgacctctgacctctgacctctggtcctccaaacctcagtctgggtttggttgaactgaactctggttcagtttgaatgtgaacaccaagtggaCCGGAGTCCGCTCCAAAAGCTataagtggactacagcacagggcattctgggtaaatccaaccaaagctaacatgctagcctagtgctagcagcagaaatggctcctggtcttcagccaaagactaaagagaaatcctccaacactaaaatctgacgcctccatcttgtttccatctggtgaagaaggaagttgctctcagtgtcttcagaggtttttgtgtggtttccttcagtggttcttggtgcagcgcccccacaggccaggaggggaacaggttggtttgactcagaaccacagcagctggaggtggagcagatggtggagttctggttccagtagaaccagGTCAACCGGACCGTCACCCTAAAAGTACCTCTCTGGACCCAACTGGCTAGCAGAAGAAGGTCCTTGGCTAAAGGTGGGGTCTCCATCCCAGACTTCCTACCTGTGAGGCAGTGATGCGTGATTGGTCGAGGCGTGCAGTGAGGTCAGAGGACGAGACGTTGGCGGGGGCGCCGCGGTGGAGCCTCATCGCCACCTTCCTTTCTCTCTCGGCTCTCTCGGCCCGGCCCGCCTGAGGCGACCGGTTTCCTGTGCGCAGCAGACAGCGGTCAGAAACTAAACCTGGTCTGATGGTGTTTTACCCAAAAGAGCTCCTGACCTGACGGCTGGGCTCCACGCGACGCCTGGTTGGAAGGAGCCGTCTCTGGCTCGTTCCGGACTCGGTTGGCGGCACAAGGGTTCGGACCTGGAGGCAGGGCTCGGCCTCCGGCTCCTCTCTGACCCGCGCCGGCTCGGTCCTCCCCTTCCTTCCCTTCTCTCCTCTCTCGCTCCCCGTCCTCTGCTGTCCTGCTGGAACCCTGAAGAGGATTCAACACGGCTCACAGTATCACCACAAATACCTCGTAACcccagtcaaacatggtggacAGCACCCAGAAGGAAGGGTCCAGTGTGGATGTAACTTTGTGGACCTGATGATCAGCGATGCATTTCTGACGATGTGTTTTGGAAAGAGTTGGAACATCTAGAGCTTACGGCTGAAAACGGTGGCATAACATACAATCTGGAGAAAACGGATGCATTCGAACAAGTCAAAGTTCTCTAGTTTCTGGAAGATGTTTCCTTAacttaaagagagaaaaacaagacaCTCACAAACTTCAGCATGTTCCAGTCGAAGACGTAGTCGTAGGAGAATCCCTGCCTGTGGAAAAGGTTCCTGAACAGCTGCCTCAGGTACGAGTAGTCGGGCTTGTCATCGAACCGCAGAGAGCGACACAAGTTCAGGTAGGTAGAGAACTCGGCTGGCGGAGACAGAAAGGAATGATGAGGATCTCAAGGACAAACTGTTTCAAAATGACACATTTCTCATCCAGACTCACAGGGGTATCCTTTGCAGAGCACCTCGATAGGAGtggacattttcttttcactgatGCGTTCGTACTTCTGCCTCTTGGTCGCAGCCTTGAGTCCTTGCCAGGGCAGCGAACCCAGGTTGAAGTACATGAGGACGTAACCCAGAGACTCCAGGTCGTCTCGTCTCGACTGCTCTGTGGAGGAAAACTCACCGGCGTgaagcggcggcggcggcggcgcggTGAGACCCTGCAGGGGAAACTTACCGATGCCCAGGTGGGTGTTGATGGAGGCGTATCGCGCCGTCCCGGTCAGGTTCTTGTTCTCGCGGTAGGGGATGTGCTGGTGTGTTCGAGCGTCCCGGTACTTCTTGGCCAGGCCGAAGTCGATGATGTAGACCAGGTTGCCCTTCTTCCCGAGGCCCATCAGGAAGTTGTCGGGTTTCACGTCTCTGTGGATGAAGTTCTTGGAGTGGATGTATTCGATCCGGCTGATCTGGGGAGGAAAGGTCGACCCGGCGTTGGTACGAGTCAGAACCCAAACGTTTCTGTCTCCCTTCTGCTCGGCCTTTTTGCTCCTCTGAGTGAGAATCTTGGTGCCAAACTTCAGACCGTTGTGCCTCCAGcggcaaaatgtaaaaactttgagACTCTTCAAACATGGACTACACTATTCCACATTAAAaccagaatatttaaaacctaGTGTGTGATTTGTTAAacctttatttgatttgtgaaaattaaataacattagtTTATCAACctgaagccaacttcagctctttattacacattttgtttctgttttatgtcaAGTTGCATCACagtaaactgtttaaaaacacGGCAACTTACAGACATCGCATGACAAGcatgttctgttttaaaaaaagtaagagtTGTGAGTGACGAGCCTATGCAATGCTAACACTAGCCCATCAATGCTAACACTAGCTCATCAATGCTAACACTAGCCCATCAATGCTAACACTAGCTCATCAATGCTAACACTAGCCCATCAAAGCTAACATTAGCCCATCAAAGCTAACACTAGCCCATCAAAGCTAACATTAGCCCATCAAAGCTAACACTAGCCCATCAATGCTAACTGTAGCCTCTCAAATGCCAGATTTGCTAACAATAATGTTAGCGAATCTCAGAAATATAAAACCCTGCTGTG encodes:
- the tmem184ba gene encoding transmembrane protein 184ba isoform X1; this translates as MSREKRGASEEHFRPFLGYWNRTVLLEQRGEVLKQGSVHQMFRLRRRDVPPGPDPDPLTAAPMGPNISWLQEAPLLGSDRPTFLMSPAAQAVSGFFVWTALILTCHQIYMHLRFYSAPQEQRHIVRILFIVPIYALDSWLSLLFLTNDQFYVYCDSVRDCYEAFVIYNFLSLCFEYLGGESAIMAEIRGKPIESSCCYGTCCLRGRPFSIGFLRFCKQATLQFCVVKPLMAAVAVLLQACGRYRDGDLDVAGGYLYVSIVYNVSVSLALYALFLFYSSTRELLSPYRPMLKFLTVKSVIFLSFWQGMLLAILEKCGAIPQINSPEVSVGEGTVAAGYQNFIICIEMFFAALALRHAFTYQVYMDKSLNSTGFISTYGEFGRCAPMKSISSSLKETMSPGDMVQDAIHNFSPAYQQYTQQATLERGAPPLRAPRPAAAALSALGDTEKTLLLSSDDEF
- the tmem184ba gene encoding transmembrane protein 184ba isoform X2, with product MSREKRGASEEHFRPFLGYWNRTVLLEQRGEVLKQGSVHQMFRLRRRDVPPGPDPDPLTAAPMGPNISWLQEAPLLGSDRPTFLMSPAAQAVSGFFVWTALILTCHQIYMHLRFYSAPQEQRHIVRILFIVPIYALDSWLSLLFLTNDQFYVYCDSVRDCYEAFVIYNFLSLCFEYLGGESAIMAEIRGKPIESSCCYGTCCLRGRPFSIGFLRFCKQATLQFCVVKPLMAAVAVLLQACGRYRDGDLDVAGGYLYVSIVYNVSVSLALYALFLFYSSTRELLSPYRPMLKFLTVKSVIFLSFWQGMLLAILEKCGAIPQINSPEVSVGEGTVAAGYQNFIICIEMFFAALALRHAFTYQVYMDKSLNSTGRCAPMKSISSSLKETMSPGDMVQDAIHNFSPAYQQYTQQATLERGAPPLRAPRPAAAALSALGDTEKTLLLSSDDEF
- the tmem184ba gene encoding transmembrane protein 184ba isoform X3, with amino-acid sequence MFRLRRRDVPPGPDPDPLTAAPMGPNISWLQEAPLLGSDRPTFLMSPAAQAVSGFFVWTALILTCHQIYMHLRFYSAPQEQRHIVRILFIVPIYALDSWLSLLFLTNDQFYVYCDSVRDCYEAFVIYNFLSLCFEYLGGESAIMAEIRGKPIESSCCYGTCCLRGRPFSIGFLRFCKQATLQFCVVKPLMAAVAVLLQACGRYRDGDLDVAGGYLYVSIVYNVSVSLALYALFLFYSSTRELLSPYRPMLKFLTVKSVIFLSFWQGMLLAILEKCGAIPQINSPEVSVGEGTVAAGYQNFIICIEMFFAALALRHAFTYQVYMDKSLNSTGFISTYGEFGRCAPMKSISSSLKETMSPGDMVQDAIHNFSPAYQQYTQQATLERGAPPLRAPRPAAAALSALGDTEKTLLLSSDDEF
- the csnk1e gene encoding casein kinase I — translated: MVLTETERPQSREVKRSGAMELRVGNKYRLGRKIGSGSFGDIYLGSNIATGEEVAIKLECVKTKHPQLHIESKFYKMMQGGVGIPSIKWCGAEGDYNVMVMELLGPSLEDLFNFCSRKFSLKTVLLLADQMISRIEYIHSKNFIHRDVKPDNFLMGLGKKGNLVYIIDFGLAKKYRDARTHQHIPYRENKNLTGTARYASINTHLGIEQSRRDDLESLGYVLMYFNLGSLPWQGLKAATKRQKYERISEKKMSTPIEVLCKGYPSEFSTYLNLCRSLRFDDKPDYSYLRQLFRNLFHRQGFSYDYVFDWNMLKFGSSRTAEDGERERREGKEGEDRAGAGQRGAGGRALPPGPNPCAANRVRNEPETAPSNQASRGAQPSGNRSPQAGRAERAERERKVAMRLHRGAPANVSSSDLTARLDQSRITASQVSVPFEHLAK